A DNA window from Amycolatopsis sp. DSM 110486 contains the following coding sequences:
- a CDS encoding PLP-dependent cysteine synthase family protein: MLDAIGGTPLVRLTHVVPGAAAQVLVKLEGGNPTGSYKDRMALAMIEGAERAGVLQRGRRVVEYTGGSTGSSLAFICAVKGYPLSIVTSDAFAPEKLSTMRAFGADLTVVPSEGGRITPSLFDRMREEVDRIVAREGAFWTDQFRNTHALAGYERMGREILEQARAGGVTVDAFCAGVGTGGMLAGVSAAFRADHLPTRFVALEPASSPMLTAGHGGPHRVEGIGTGMIPPLLTSAVFDEARAVDEDEARGLALRLARCEGLFAGTSSAVNVSGAITLARELGPGHSVVTIAVDTGLKYLSGDLFTE; this comes from the coding sequence GTGCTCGACGCCATCGGAGGAACCCCTCTGGTGCGGCTGACCCACGTCGTCCCCGGCGCGGCGGCGCAGGTTCTGGTGAAGCTCGAAGGTGGGAATCCCACGGGAAGTTACAAGGACCGGATGGCGCTGGCCATGATCGAGGGAGCCGAGCGCGCCGGTGTGCTTCAGCGCGGCCGGCGTGTTGTGGAGTACACCGGCGGCAGTACGGGCTCTTCCCTGGCGTTCATTTGTGCTGTCAAAGGGTATCCGCTGTCCATTGTGACTTCGGATGCCTTCGCGCCGGAGAAGCTGAGCACCATGAGAGCGTTCGGCGCCGACCTGACCGTGGTCCCGAGCGAGGGTGGGCGGATCACGCCTTCGCTGTTCGACCGGATGCGTGAGGAGGTTGACCGCATCGTCGCCCGAGAGGGCGCCTTCTGGACGGATCAGTTCCGCAACACGCACGCTCTGGCGGGCTACGAGCGGATGGGCCGTGAAATCCTCGAGCAGGCACGAGCCGGGGGAGTGACCGTCGACGCCTTCTGCGCCGGCGTCGGGACCGGCGGCATGCTGGCCGGGGTCAGTGCCGCGTTTCGCGCTGATCACCTTCCGACGCGGTTTGTCGCCCTCGAACCGGCGAGCTCGCCCATGCTCACGGCGGGACACGGTGGTCCGCACCGGGTCGAAGGGATCGGTACGGGCATGATTCCGCCGTTGCTCACCTCGGCGGTCTTCGATGAGGCGAGGGCCGTCGACGAAGACGAGGCGCGCGGTCTGGCGTTGCGGCTGGCAAGGTGTGAAGGGCTTTTCGCCGGCACTTCGTCCGCGGTGAACGTCTCGGGCGCGATCACGCTCGCCCGGGAGCTCGGGCCCGGGCACAGCGTGGTGACCATCGCGGTCGACACCGGACTCAAGTACCTCAGCGGTGATCTCTTCACCGAGTAG
- a CDS encoding amidase family protein, translating into MQDKDISVDSVPTAEETELAGLGVAAAAAAIRQGDITSESYSAALLRHARKYSNLNSFITVDESAVLTAAAEADKARAAGSSAPLLGVPLGVKDSYLTRGLPTTLGLESLGSFTPAEDADVVGAIKDAGGIVFGKNNLVEMSFGLTGHNRRYGQVKNPYGHYRVSGGSSSGSAAAVAARIVPAAFGGDTVGSIRVPASLCGVVGFKPTTGRWPRGGVAPISHTLDTPGVFARTVEDCALIDRIVTGEAGAPSSDRADLKGVRFAYAPSHYLRLIDPETEAQFTSALHRLRDAGAEVREIDLGDDFSALADRLTWNLFFREAHQAVSEFLLHNNFPVSFEDVFTELKPGLKEVWSHLVLPSGQGFLPEDAYETTLSVDRPELRRRFGEVVTRSGFDALIFPTTPCPAPLIDDRPRFTIAGEEVDELVLARNTVPTSGAGLPGISIPLGLTGNGLPLGIEIDGAHGRDRELLDVARRAQAVFGTVLAPA; encoded by the coding sequence ATGCAGGACAAGGATATTTCCGTCGACAGCGTGCCGACGGCCGAGGAGACCGAGCTGGCCGGACTCGGAGTGGCGGCAGCGGCCGCCGCTATCCGGCAGGGCGACATCACGTCCGAGTCGTACTCGGCCGCGCTTCTGCGGCACGCTCGGAAGTACTCGAACCTCAATTCGTTCATCACCGTGGATGAATCCGCCGTGCTGACCGCGGCCGCGGAGGCGGACAAGGCGCGCGCCGCGGGTTCCAGCGCGCCGCTGCTCGGCGTCCCTCTCGGAGTGAAGGACAGCTACCTGACGCGTGGTCTCCCCACGACACTCGGGCTGGAAAGCCTGGGAAGTTTCACACCGGCCGAAGACGCCGATGTCGTGGGCGCGATCAAGGATGCCGGTGGCATCGTGTTCGGCAAGAACAACCTCGTCGAGATGTCCTTCGGGCTGACCGGGCACAACAGGCGCTACGGCCAGGTGAAGAACCCCTACGGCCACTACCGTGTTTCCGGCGGATCTTCGAGCGGCTCGGCAGCAGCCGTCGCGGCCCGGATCGTGCCCGCCGCGTTCGGGGGCGACACGGTCGGTTCGATCAGGGTGCCGGCGTCGCTGTGCGGTGTGGTGGGATTCAAGCCGACCACGGGCCGATGGCCGCGCGGCGGGGTCGCCCCGATTTCGCACACGCTCGACACGCCGGGCGTCTTCGCCCGCACCGTCGAGGACTGCGCGCTGATCGACCGAATCGTCACCGGGGAGGCAGGCGCTCCCTCGTCCGATCGCGCCGATCTGAAAGGGGTGAGATTCGCTTACGCACCCAGCCACTACCTGCGGTTGATCGATCCGGAGACCGAAGCACAGTTCACGAGCGCACTGCACCGCCTGCGCGACGCCGGTGCCGAAGTCCGTGAAATCGACCTCGGCGACGACTTCTCCGCCCTGGCAGACCGGCTGACATGGAACCTCTTCTTCCGCGAGGCGCACCAAGCCGTCTCCGAATTCCTACTGCACAACAACTTCCCGGTCTCCTTCGAGGACGTCTTCACCGAGCTCAAGCCCGGCCTCAAAGAAGTGTGGAGTCACCTGGTCTTGCCGAGCGGCCAAGGATTCCTCCCTGAGGACGCCTACGAAACCACGCTTTCCGTCGACCGCCCGGAACTCCGGCGCCGGTTCGGCGAGGTGGTCACCCGGAGCGGGTTCGACGCCCTGATCTTTCCCACGACGCCCTGCCCCGCACCGCTGATCGACGATCGGCCGCGCTTCACGATCGCGGGTGAGGAGGTGGACGAGCTGGTTCTCGCGAGGAACACCGTCCCCACGAGCGGGGCGGGCTTGCCGGGCATCAGCATCCCCCTCGGGCTGACCGGAAACGGCCTGCCGCTGGGCATCGAGATCGACGGCGCCCACGGTCGTGACCGCGAGCTGCTCGACGTGGCCCGTCGGGCACAGGCCGTTTTCGGCACGGTGCTCGCACCCGCGTGA
- a CDS encoding DUF302 domain-containing protein, protein MYFFGEACYGQVQRSLYFTLPKRSPQPMSTQKIASVSHEVVRWSIDTGTSFEDFRDRYEAAVPVLDLDRMARHRAEHASWDTVLAAATENAPHGFMRFWSTDVGGLMQLAGNAGSCAAYLMGNHTIAERMYRHDPAVMLHAPLRTTIHQDGQGVTRFSLDQPSTLFASFGVPEIAAVGRELDRKVADLLRVLDVPVLPQM, encoded by the coding sequence TTGTACTTCTTCGGCGAAGCCTGCTACGGTCAAGTACAACGATCGCTTTACTTCACTCTCCCGAAGAGGAGCCCGCAACCCATGTCCACACAGAAAATCGCCTCGGTTTCCCACGAGGTCGTCCGGTGGTCGATCGACACAGGAACATCCTTTGAGGACTTCAGGGATCGCTACGAAGCAGCCGTACCGGTGCTGGACCTCGATCGGATGGCGCGACACCGCGCCGAGCACGCGAGCTGGGACACCGTGCTCGCGGCGGCGACAGAGAACGCGCCGCATGGCTTCATGCGGTTCTGGAGCACTGACGTCGGAGGGCTCATGCAGCTCGCGGGCAATGCGGGATCCTGCGCTGCCTACCTGATGGGAAACCACACCATCGCGGAACGCATGTACCGGCACGACCCCGCGGTGATGCTCCACGCCCCGCTGCGAACGACGATCCACCAGGATGGGCAAGGGGTCACGCGGTTCTCCCTCGACCAGCCCAGCACCCTGTTCGCGAGCTTCGGAGTCCCGGAGATCGCGGCCGTCGGACGGGAACTGGACCGCAAGGTCGCCGATCTTCTCCGAGTGTTGGACGTTCCCGTTCTCCCGCAGATGTGA
- a CDS encoding TetR/AcrR family transcriptional regulator, translated as MASIEATVNAPKGGRGARERILRAATELFTSDGIHATGIAKLTDVAHVSTRTLYQHFPSKEALVSAYVQSIESDDDFLAETALGRTDLSARERLLALFAERPAGPASATVVRGCPLHNTAVEAAGTMPEAAAVVERHKRELAARLIATAAEAGAPDPETLGRRLAVLFEGARALATSLNDPRPFEDAEALARTLIDGAAGLA; from the coding sequence ATGGCATCAATCGAGGCGACGGTCAACGCCCCCAAGGGCGGCCGCGGGGCGCGCGAGCGCATCCTGCGCGCGGCGACCGAGCTGTTCACGAGCGACGGCATCCACGCCACGGGCATCGCGAAGCTGACCGACGTGGCGCACGTGTCGACCCGGACGCTCTACCAGCACTTCCCGAGCAAAGAGGCCCTGGTCAGCGCCTACGTGCAGTCGATCGAGTCCGACGACGACTTCCTCGCCGAGACCGCCCTGGGGCGCACCGACCTCAGCGCCCGCGAGCGTCTCCTGGCGCTGTTCGCCGAACGCCCGGCCGGCCCGGCTTCGGCCACGGTCGTCCGCGGCTGCCCCTTGCACAACACCGCCGTCGAAGCGGCCGGCACGATGCCGGAAGCCGCAGCGGTGGTCGAGCGCCACAAGCGGGAACTGGCCGCGCGCCTGATCGCCACGGCCGCCGAGGCGGGCGCCCCCGACCCGGAAACCCTGGGGCGGCGCCTCGCCGTGCTGTTCGAGGGCGCTCGCGCCCTGGCGACCTCGCTCAACGACCCCCGCCCGTTCGAAGACGCCGAAGCCCTCGCCAGGACACTGATCGACGGAGCGGCCGGGCTCGCCTGA
- a CDS encoding DUF4474 domain-containing protein translates to MTAVFDKIRELAGKVEKGSTTELDDRARACRATKESVEDAKSLVESVRTQLSESWHGGAGESALSSLDAFKKNREDQAEDLEESAKSFEVVRDALAKAQSDARSKREDAEKLQAKLDNVWKDLSHGKGNIVFAWAQDKIIKAEALVLLADLQRVVTTYDAVLLAEGLKLRNKTGQIWELAGSEKRNPAEIAALILREIPGLAALVAKNPKLDLALLKGDWDTIMRDPEVAQKIYDYFGFKYVEGSDFYTTGEHSVQSYLGWHDIYDKMEKLIGADLDRTSAQGDNMEFTDPKTGKQYRLELWKGSYGFGGAFGGEVGFYARDAQSQDPSGYYSAAQGDDQIKVTQQIYDKESGKVYFTNDGQGADGSDKRHFWNLAIRSEPGVHPDQLGQRATIEVRDTDMRDRIYNEMTRYAAAHPEENLTVTKVSDHPPVLSYDWKK, encoded by the coding sequence GTGACGGCGGTGTTCGACAAGATCCGTGAGCTCGCCGGCAAAGTGGAGAAAGGCAGCACGACCGAACTGGATGATCGGGCCCGGGCGTGCAGAGCCACCAAGGAATCGGTCGAGGACGCCAAATCGCTGGTGGAAAGCGTCCGTACGCAGTTGAGCGAGAGCTGGCACGGCGGGGCCGGGGAGTCGGCCCTTTCCTCGCTGGATGCCTTCAAGAAGAACCGCGAGGACCAGGCCGAGGACCTCGAAGAGTCGGCGAAATCGTTCGAAGTCGTGCGCGACGCGCTGGCGAAGGCGCAGTCCGACGCCAGGAGCAAACGCGAGGACGCCGAGAAATTGCAGGCGAAACTCGACAACGTGTGGAAGGACCTCTCGCACGGCAAGGGCAACATCGTGTTCGCCTGGGCCCAGGACAAGATCATCAAGGCCGAGGCCCTCGTGTTGCTCGCCGACCTGCAGCGGGTGGTCACGACCTACGACGCGGTCCTGCTCGCCGAGGGTTTGAAGCTGCGCAACAAAACGGGCCAGATCTGGGAGCTCGCCGGCTCCGAGAAGCGGAACCCGGCCGAGATCGCCGCGCTCATCCTGCGCGAGATCCCTGGCCTCGCCGCGCTCGTCGCGAAAAACCCGAAGCTCGATCTCGCCCTGCTCAAAGGTGATTGGGACACGATCATGCGCGACCCCGAGGTCGCGCAGAAGATCTATGACTACTTCGGCTTCAAGTACGTCGAGGGCAGCGATTTCTACACCACCGGCGAGCACTCGGTGCAGAGCTACCTCGGCTGGCACGACATCTACGACAAGATGGAGAAGCTCATCGGCGCGGACCTCGACCGCACCAGCGCCCAAGGCGACAACATGGAGTTCACCGACCCCAAAACCGGGAAGCAGTACCGGCTGGAACTGTGGAAGGGCAGCTACGGGTTCGGCGGCGCGTTCGGCGGCGAAGTCGGGTTCTACGCCCGCGACGCCCAGTCCCAGGACCCGTCCGGCTACTACTCGGCCGCGCAGGGAGACGACCAGATCAAGGTGACCCAGCAGATCTACGACAAGGAAAGCGGCAAGGTCTACTTCACCAACGACGGCCAGGGCGCCGACGGCAGCGACAAACGGCACTTCTGGAACCTGGCGATCCGCTCCGAGCCGGGCGTGCACCCCGACCAGCTGGGCCAGCGAGCCACGATCGAGGTTCGCGACACGGACATGCGCGACCGGATCTACAACGAGATGACGCGGTACGCCGCCGCGCACCCCGAAGAGAACCTCACCGTCACGAAGGTGTCCGACCACCCGCCCGTGCTCAGCTACGACTGGAAAAAGTGA
- a CDS encoding LLM class flavin-dependent oxidoreductase yields MPGPAPAPAGRIGSLERAAFLAEVTSELGLVPVVSTTYTEPFHVSSALAALDHIGHGRAGWVVGSTENPAAALAWSRPAVTGDTALREAADGLRVVRALWDSWEDDAVVRDVATSRYLDRDRLHYIDFEGETYSVKGPAIVPRPPQGNPVVFAAPELVDPADADVALISGRDLSAVVAASSRASAAPRRFAEVDKGHGGP; encoded by the coding sequence TTGCCCGGCCCCGCGCCGGCGCCGGCGGGCCGTATCGGGTCGCTGGAGCGCGCCGCGTTCCTGGCCGAGGTGACGAGTGAGCTGGGGCTCGTGCCGGTCGTGTCGACGACCTACACCGAACCGTTCCACGTGTCGTCCGCCCTCGCCGCGCTGGACCACATCGGCCACGGCCGGGCGGGCTGGGTCGTGGGCAGCACCGAGAACCCGGCGGCCGCGCTCGCCTGGAGCCGCCCCGCGGTGACGGGGGATACCGCGCTGCGCGAGGCCGCCGACGGCCTGCGGGTGGTGCGCGCGCTGTGGGACTCGTGGGAGGACGACGCGGTGGTCCGCGACGTGGCCACGAGCCGCTACCTGGACCGCGATCGCTTGCACTACATCGACTTCGAGGGCGAGACGTACTCGGTCAAGGGGCCGGCGATCGTGCCGCGGCCGCCGCAGGGCAACCCGGTCGTGTTCGCCGCGCCGGAGCTGGTCGATCCGGCGGACGCCGACGTCGCCCTGATCTCCGGCAGGGACCTCAGTGCGGTGGTCGCGGCGTCGAGCCGGGCGAGCGCCGCACCGCGCCGGTTCGCCGAGGTCGACAAGGGCCACGGCGGTCCGTAG